In Acidobacteriota bacterium, a single genomic region encodes these proteins:
- a CDS encoding heme-binding domain-containing protein — protein sequence MGRIFRYLLIALVVLFLGLQVVPVERTNPPVEGEIPAPPEVREILRRACYDCHSNETVWPWYSYVAPVSFLVARDVKEGREELNFSTWSRLSAKRQNHILEEVWEEVEEGEMPLPIYLPTHPEARLTPQDRATLRNWTRAARGGRDRD from the coding sequence GTGGGAAGAATCTTTCGCTACCTGCTGATCGCTCTCGTGGTGCTCTTTCTGGGCCTTCAGGTGGTCCCGGTGGAACGCACCAACCCACCGGTGGAGGGAGAGATCCCGGCGCCGCCGGAGGTCCGGGAAATCCTCCGCCGCGCCTGCTACGACTGCCACTCCAACGAGACCGTCTGGCCCTGGTACTCCTACGTCGCCCCGGTCTCATTCCTGGTCGCCCGGGACGTGAAGGAGGGCCGCGAAGAGCTCAACTTCTCCACCTGGTCCCGCCTCTCCGCCAAGCGGCAGAACCACATCCTGGAAGAGGTCTGGGAAGAGGTCGAGGAAGGCGAGATGCCCCTCCCCATCTACCTCCCCACCCACCCCGAAGCCCGCTTGACCCCCCAAGACCGCGCCACCCTCCGCAACTGGACCCGTGCCGCCCGCGGTGGGCGGGATCGGGACTGA